One Pseudonocardia sediminis DNA window includes the following coding sequences:
- a CDS encoding GntR family transcriptional regulator has product MQLGFLDRSDDRAPYRQIADHLRASIDRGDLLAGDKLPSEARLMEHYEVARMTARQAIQELRSEGRVVAEQGRGVFVRQPVQVRRLASERFARRHREAGLAAFGVEAEKTGFTPRVDQLEVSTAAPADEIRDRLRLGDGEDVVIRSRRYLADEHPVETAVSYVPASIAAGSPIVDDDSGPGGIYARLEELGHELDHFTEEVTARMPTADERRRLQLTDGVPVIVLVRTAYDTAGRPVEVCDTLKAAPAYVLEYEVPAR; this is encoded by the coding sequence GTGCAGCTCGGGTTCCTCGACCGATCGGACGATCGCGCGCCGTACCGTCAGATCGCGGATCACCTACGCGCGTCGATCGACCGCGGCGATCTGCTGGCCGGCGACAAGCTGCCGTCCGAGGCACGGCTGATGGAGCACTATGAGGTCGCCCGTATGACGGCCCGGCAGGCGATCCAAGAACTCCGTTCCGAGGGCCGGGTCGTCGCCGAGCAGGGCCGGGGCGTCTTCGTACGCCAGCCGGTCCAGGTGCGCAGGCTCGCGTCTGAGCGGTTCGCCCGCCGTCACCGGGAGGCCGGCCTTGCTGCGTTCGGCGTCGAAGCCGAGAAGACCGGCTTCACCCCGCGCGTCGACCAGCTGGAGGTCTCGACGGCCGCACCGGCCGACGAGATCCGCGACCGTCTGCGCCTCGGTGACGGTGAGGACGTGGTCATCCGATCCCGCCGCTACCTGGCCGACGAGCACCCGGTCGAAACGGCAGTGTCGTACGTCCCGGCATCGATCGCAGCTGGCTCCCCCATCGTCGACGACGACAGCGGCCCGGGCGGCATCTACGCCCGTCTGGAGGAGCTGGGCCACGAACTGGACCACTTCACCGAGGAGGTCACGGCGCGGATGCCGACGGCTGACGAGCGGCGCCGGCTTCAGCTCACCGACGGCGTGCCGGTGATCGTCCTGGTCCGCACCGCGTACGACACGGCCGGTCGGCCGGTCGAAGTCTGCGACACCCTCAAAGCCGCCCCGGCGTATGTCCTGGAGTACGAGGTTCCTGCCCGCTGA
- a CDS encoding rolling circle replication-associated protein, with product MAVVHHIATGEWSDPPPRAPITGWSRRSRSRMVRRLCELDYTPLYESGRLPAMVTLTYPGDWETVVPTGPVLKQHMKALRKRYLRAWGEDWACVWKLEFQRRGAPHVHMLCTPPHGVSGTTGERFHVWLSHAWAAVVDHPDPEHRRRHELAGTALDYSEGLRATDPRRVAAYFCKHGMLAAKEYQHQVPEAWQETGRGPGRFWGVWNLARATRTLHVSPADGVEAGRIARRWARAQRRAQQTWKVRVEQSTGRVRYRRSRSRVRLMTNGGRGWIAVNDGPAFASALARYLAQLDTSSTGSRLSSVSPSARSPESAFGGRVQVEHPTR from the coding sequence ATGGCCGTCGTGCATCACATCGCCACCGGGGAGTGGAGCGACCCGCCGCCTCGGGCACCGATCACCGGATGGTCCCGGCGGTCCCGGTCCCGGATGGTGCGACGACTGTGCGAGCTGGACTACACACCTCTGTACGAGTCGGGCCGGCTCCCGGCGATGGTCACGCTGACCTACCCCGGCGACTGGGAGACCGTCGTCCCGACCGGGCCGGTGCTGAAGCAGCACATGAAGGCGCTCCGCAAGCGCTACCTGCGGGCCTGGGGCGAGGACTGGGCCTGCGTGTGGAAGCTGGAGTTCCAGCGTCGCGGCGCTCCGCACGTGCACATGCTGTGCACCCCGCCGCACGGCGTGAGCGGCACCACCGGCGAGCGCTTCCACGTATGGCTCTCCCACGCCTGGGCGGCCGTCGTCGACCACCCGGACCCGGAGCACCGGCGGCGCCACGAGCTGGCCGGGACCGCGCTGGACTACAGCGAGGGCCTGCGGGCCACCGATCCGCGCCGGGTCGCGGCGTACTTCTGCAAGCACGGCATGTTGGCGGCCAAGGAGTACCAGCACCAGGTCCCGGAGGCGTGGCAGGAGACCGGACGCGGGCCGGGCCGGTTCTGGGGGGTCTGGAACCTCGCCCGCGCGACCCGCACCCTGCACGTCTCCCCGGCCGACGGCGTCGAGGCCGGCCGGATCGCTCGGCGCTGGGCCAGGGCGCAACGGCGGGCGCAGCAGACCTGGAAGGTGCGGGTCGAGCAGTCCACCGGACGCGTCCGTTATCGGCGCTCCCGCTCGCGGGTCCGGCTGATGACCAACGGCGGGCGGGGCTGGATCGCGGTCAACGACGGGCCGGCGTTCGCATCCGCCCTCGCGCGTTACCTCGCACAGCTCGACACCAGTTCAACAGGAAGCCGGCTGTCTTCTGTCTCCCCGTCGGCCAGGTCCCCCGAAAGCGCCTTCGGTGGGCGGGTCCAGGTGGAGCACCCGACGCGCTGA
- a CDS encoding acyl-CoA dehydrogenase family protein: protein MAGERALGPSERVQDYTARFGRFLAEQVEPLEAELATKGLGTVWAPALDDAGRMHRDVWETRREVQRRSAAAGLYNPHVSADVGGGGFTRVEMQHVEEYVYRTAGLGLGLCGLAWTEGANPAIEHCSDAARGRYLDPLMAGEISAAFANTETSVGTDVLAMETSARRDGSDWILDGNKAWITNAHFADVLQVVAVTEPGAGTRSLTMFLVDADAPGVTRGRDIPTMLGDGLTGELGFDGVRVPAENVVREVGDGFALAMSWINWRRLCRGGMCAGWGYWLLDRALDRARTRQSGGRPIADLQAVQHLLADIDADIYAARSASLLAQAELDELGPYAIPLHHDAPRLISLIKVINDEAFFRVADNALQVHGGTGLLQNSPEEKLFRVARNLKIPAGTVEIQRNAIARGLLRR, encoded by the coding sequence ATGGCAGGCGAGCGGGCCCTCGGGCCGAGCGAACGGGTGCAGGACTACACGGCCCGGTTCGGCCGGTTCCTGGCCGAGCAGGTCGAACCGCTGGAGGCCGAGCTCGCCACGAAGGGCCTCGGCACCGTCTGGGCGCCGGCGCTCGACGACGCGGGCCGCATGCACCGCGACGTCTGGGAGACCCGGCGCGAGGTGCAGCGCCGCTCCGCCGCGGCCGGGCTCTACAACCCGCACGTGAGCGCCGACGTGGGTGGTGGCGGATTCACCCGGGTCGAGATGCAGCACGTCGAGGAGTACGTCTACCGCACCGCCGGGCTCGGGCTGGGCCTGTGCGGGCTGGCCTGGACCGAGGGCGCCAACCCGGCGATCGAGCACTGCTCCGACGCCGCGCGCGGCCGCTACCTCGACCCGCTGATGGCCGGCGAGATCTCCGCGGCGTTCGCGAACACCGAGACCTCGGTCGGCACCGACGTGCTCGCGATGGAGACCTCCGCGCGCCGCGACGGCTCGGACTGGATCCTCGACGGGAACAAGGCCTGGATCACCAACGCGCACTTCGCCGACGTCCTGCAGGTCGTCGCCGTCACCGAGCCCGGAGCCGGGACCCGCTCGCTGACGATGTTCCTGGTCGACGCGGACGCGCCCGGCGTCACCCGCGGCCGCGACATCCCCACGATGCTCGGCGACGGGCTCACCGGCGAGCTCGGATTCGACGGCGTCCGGGTGCCGGCCGAGAACGTGGTGCGCGAGGTCGGCGACGGGTTCGCGCTGGCCATGTCGTGGATCAACTGGCGGCGGCTGTGCCGGGGCGGCATGTGCGCCGGCTGGGGGTACTGGCTGCTCGACCGCGCGCTGGACCGGGCGCGCACCCGGCAGTCCGGCGGGCGCCCGATCGCCGACCTGCAAGCCGTGCAGCATCTGCTCGCCGACATCGACGCCGACATCTACGCGGCGCGCTCGGCGTCCCTCCTCGCGCAGGCGGAGCTGGACGAGCTCGGCCCGTACGCCATCCCGCTGCACCACGACGCGCCGCGCCTGATCAGCCTGATCAAGGTGATCAACGACGAGGCGTTCTTCCGGGTCGCCGACAACGCGCTGCAGGTGCACGGCGGTACCGGCCTGCTGCAGAACTCGCCGGAGGAGAAGCTGTTCCGGGTCGCGCGGAACCTGAAGATCCCGGCCGGGACGGTGGAGATCCAGCGCAACGCGATCGCGCGCGGGCTGCTGCGTCGATGA
- a CDS encoding cytidyltransferase codes for MTGRFQPVHDQHLELVGLALRECAHVIVAVTNPDSGARHTEPTSAHRHTPAANPFSYVERAWLLDAALRGAGLAEVTTVVPFDLTRPQVWTEYVPLRARQYVRVYSDWEREKADRLAAGGYPLTVLDGDPATKVDATDIRAALASGTGWEGLVPPATVPVLRELLDAVPLGRR; via the coding sequence GTGACCGGCCGTTTCCAGCCGGTCCACGACCAGCACCTGGAGCTGGTCGGGCTGGCCCTGCGGGAGTGCGCGCACGTGATCGTCGCGGTCACCAACCCGGACTCCGGTGCCCGGCACACCGAACCGACGTCGGCGCACCGGCACACGCCGGCGGCGAACCCGTTCTCCTACGTCGAGCGCGCCTGGCTGCTCGACGCCGCGCTGCGCGGGGCGGGACTGGCGGAGGTGACGACCGTCGTCCCGTTCGACCTGACCCGTCCACAGGTGTGGACGGAGTACGTGCCGCTGCGCGCCCGGCAGTACGTGCGCGTCTACTCGGACTGGGAGCGGGAGAAGGCCGACCGCCTGGCCGCGGGCGGTTACCCGCTGACGGTGCTCGACGGCGATCCCGCGACGAAGGTCGACGCCACCGACATCCGTGCCGCGCTCGCGTCCGGGACGGGGTGGGAGGGCCTGGTGCCGCCCGCGACCGTGCCGGTGCTGCGGGAGCTGCTCGACGCCGTCCCCCTGGGCCGGCGATGA
- a CDS encoding AAA family ATPase, whose protein sequence is MGTQFRIDRIRLETSRGDVSYDFAGPLTVFTGPVGTGKSTLLELIKFGLGGKALLSPVAQQNVSGVELSVTLESERFSLARKLPSGDSVQVHDLLTLDYVGSYSTDVSKRETSISSFIMKYLGLPTDVRASSQRRSATSTPSPITFNDVYNQLYVDQPEIDRSIAHHSEPYREPKRRTTFELLFGLTDPELLRLREQAQLANQELRSAVHDEERISEFLANARMGTAEETEREERDLRQSLRDHQAILARLRAEVDPEDMETDLARDLLISRRARLDEANEHLRHINESIESRESLLAGLRQDAKRLNRLRDATSRLADIEFVVCPRCSQSLRNREVPPGACPVCVQDDLPSTSSPDNVGNNPDSYELRQLESQTNETLHLLESARTERAEVEEQVRALALRVDKLSREVDERTRELISPRLQAFADASSEIARAETRLAALNEAFRVWDSFRDVEARTSQAEENRLAIEANIARLVETLAQRRDTFLAELSDDYQRMVLALGIPSVREAWINDRNYLPVVDGKPFDSISTGGIRTALIVAYWVTLLATTLRETEVSHPSFLILDSPRKSIGAGEELAVNLYRQLDTIAEVYRDTAQIIVADNNISGDRAPRWQEFSFDYDNPSIPTISHPGPASVETLESIVAREEKDRRDR, encoded by the coding sequence GTGGGAACCCAATTTAGAATTGACCGGATACGGCTTGAGACTTCGAGGGGCGACGTTAGCTACGATTTCGCGGGCCCGCTAACCGTATTCACAGGACCGGTAGGAACCGGCAAGAGCACCCTACTCGAACTGATCAAGTTTGGACTTGGCGGGAAAGCGCTCCTTAGCCCTGTGGCACAGCAAAACGTCAGCGGAGTCGAGCTAAGCGTAACACTAGAGAGTGAACGATTCAGTCTTGCGCGAAAACTTCCCTCCGGTGACTCAGTTCAAGTTCACGACCTATTGACATTAGACTACGTGGGCTCGTACTCAACCGACGTATCAAAGCGCGAAACATCTATCAGCTCGTTTATCATGAAATACCTGGGGTTGCCGACAGATGTTCGAGCATCGTCGCAGCGTCGTTCAGCAACGAGCACGCCGTCACCAATAACATTCAACGACGTTTACAATCAGCTCTATGTCGATCAGCCTGAGATCGACCGTAGCATCGCACACCACTCGGAGCCCTACCGTGAACCAAAACGTCGTACCACGTTTGAGCTGCTATTCGGCTTGACCGACCCTGAACTGCTCAGGCTAAGGGAGCAAGCACAGCTAGCAAATCAGGAACTGCGCTCGGCAGTTCATGATGAGGAACGAATATCCGAGTTCCTCGCCAATGCACGTATGGGGACCGCCGAAGAAACAGAGCGTGAAGAGCGAGATCTCCGTCAGAGCCTCAGAGACCATCAGGCCATATTGGCAAGACTACGCGCCGAAGTCGATCCTGAAGATATGGAAACGGACCTGGCCCGTGACCTCCTTATATCTCGACGTGCTCGGCTTGACGAGGCCAATGAGCATCTTCGACACATTAACGAGTCGATCGAGAGCCGAGAATCGCTCCTCGCCGGGCTCCGCCAGGACGCCAAGAGGCTTAATCGACTTCGCGACGCTACTAGTCGACTCGCTGACATCGAGTTTGTCGTGTGCCCTCGATGCAGCCAGTCCCTCAGGAATCGAGAGGTCCCACCGGGCGCCTGCCCCGTTTGTGTGCAAGACGATCTGCCATCTACGAGCTCTCCTGACAATGTCGGAAACAACCCTGACTCTTACGAGCTGCGACAGCTGGAGTCACAGACCAATGAGACACTCCACCTGTTGGAGTCGGCGAGGACTGAACGGGCAGAGGTCGAAGAACAGGTTCGAGCGCTCGCCCTACGGGTTGACAAATTGTCACGAGAGGTCGACGAACGAACGAGAGAACTTATAAGCCCGAGGCTTCAAGCGTTTGCCGATGCGAGCTCCGAAATCGCAAGAGCAGAGACCCGTCTTGCAGCTCTCAACGAAGCTTTTCGAGTGTGGGACAGCTTTCGCGATGTCGAAGCTAGGACCTCGCAAGCAGAGGAAAATCGACTAGCTATCGAGGCGAACATTGCTCGACTTGTGGAAACACTGGCACAACGTCGAGACACGTTCCTGGCTGAATTGAGCGACGATTATCAAAGAATGGTCCTAGCTCTGGGGATTCCCAGTGTGCGCGAGGCATGGATCAACGATCGAAACTACCTGCCCGTTGTTGACGGTAAGCCATTCGACTCCATTAGCACGGGCGGAATTCGAACGGCCCTAATCGTTGCCTACTGGGTAACGTTACTAGCGACTACTTTGCGTGAAACTGAGGTCTCACATCCATCATTCCTTATCCTGGACAGTCCGCGTAAGTCGATCGGCGCCGGCGAGGAGCTCGCGGTTAACCTATACCGCCAGTTGGATACTATCGCGGAGGTTTATAGAGATACTGCTCAAATTATTGTGGCCGACAATAATATCAGCGGTGACCGTGCCCCGCGATGGCAAGAGTTTAGTTTCGACTACGACAACCCTTCGATCCCAACGATTTCTCATCCTGGGCCTGCGAGCGTCGAGACGCTTGAGAGCATAGTGGCTCGCGAGGAAAAAGATCGGCGAGACCGCTAG
- a CDS encoding NUDIX hydrolase, producing MDEETPAMADTPKHSVSVAGIVVDEDDRVLVIQRRDNAHWEPPGGILELDESPEDGVCREVFEETGVSVAVEELSGVYKNMTRGIIALVFRCRRVSGEPTVSDESRAVAWRSIGEIVDDMDPAFAIRVQDALSREVYVRCHDGVELVGSD from the coding sequence GTGGACGAGGAGACTCCAGCGATGGCCGACACACCGAAGCACTCCGTGAGTGTCGCTGGCATCGTCGTCGACGAGGACGATCGCGTGCTTGTCATTCAGCGGCGCGACAACGCGCACTGGGAGCCGCCCGGCGGAATCCTCGAACTTGACGAGTCGCCTGAAGACGGCGTCTGTCGAGAGGTCTTCGAGGAGACCGGGGTCTCCGTCGCTGTCGAAGAATTGAGTGGCGTCTATAAGAATATGACTCGCGGAATTATTGCACTTGTGTTTCGTTGCCGACGTGTCTCCGGCGAGCCGACGGTAAGCGATGAGTCACGAGCGGTAGCATGGCGTTCGATCGGGGAGATAGTTGACGACATGGACCCGGCCTTCGCCATCCGGGTCCAAGATGCCTTGTCTAGAGAGGTTTACGTTCGATGTCATGACGGCGTAGAACTTGTCGGATCGGACTAG
- a CDS encoding MerR family transcriptional regulator produces the protein MRVSELSRTSGVPVATIKYYLREGLLHRGETTSPNQARYDDTHVRRLRLIRSLVEVGGLPIGTVREVLAAVDDPGLPVHTMLGRAVYAVTPDIEDEHDHHHDRALGEVEAMLARTGWHVSQHAPARRSAVSVLARMHRLGQDRFTDDLDDYARAAERIAETDLAPVAGLHGREERAEAVLVGGVLGDALLAALRRMAQESFSAQHFPPTMLRESP, from the coding sequence ATGCGCGTGTCCGAGCTCTCCCGCACCTCCGGCGTCCCCGTCGCGACGATCAAGTACTACCTGCGCGAGGGGCTGCTGCACCGGGGCGAGACGACGTCGCCGAACCAGGCCCGTTACGACGACACCCACGTCCGGCGGCTGCGGCTGATCCGCTCGCTGGTCGAGGTCGGCGGCCTGCCGATCGGGACCGTGCGCGAGGTGCTGGCCGCCGTCGACGACCCCGGGCTCCCGGTGCACACCATGCTCGGCCGGGCCGTCTACGCGGTCACCCCCGACATCGAGGACGAGCACGACCACCACCACGACCGGGCCCTCGGCGAGGTCGAGGCGATGCTCGCGCGCACCGGCTGGCACGTCAGCCAGCACGCCCCGGCCCGCCGCTCGGCGGTCTCGGTACTGGCCCGCATGCACCGGCTCGGGCAGGACCGCTTCACCGACGACCTCGACGACTACGCCCGTGCCGCCGAGCGCATCGCCGAGACCGACCTCGCCCCGGTCGCCGGCCTCCACGGCCGCGAGGAGCGGGCCGAGGCCGTCCTCGTCGGCGGTGTCCTCGGCGACGCACTGCTCGCCGCCCTGCGCCGGATGGCCCAGGAGAGCTTCTCCGCCCAGCACTTCCCGCCCACCATGCTCCGGGAGTCGCCATGA
- a CDS encoding endonuclease/exonuclease/phosphatase family protein, translating into MPRSGSRRHPGRIALAAVLGGAAAGVVVPDHLRIDHRFPIVDMVAWRPQASVLALGGAGLLGLARATRPAAAAVGAVGLAGLASVAGRALRRRRPEPVGEPVTILSANVLVGRGDTGALAAVIARERPDVVVLPEAGPDFRDKLVPMLGETDYRSWTSTAPGTDDGRGVTVLVSGRAGDVAVVADHAMRLRHLEVSGGILGRRRLFAVHTSAPVQPRFTTAWCREMDVIRGWTTGPVAPLVVGDLNATLDHSRLRAALGRCRSAAEGTGLGLVGTYPSSAPRWFGIQIDHVLVPRDAVTARFEVLDLPGTDHRAVLTTVHLPPG; encoded by the coding sequence ATGCCCCGATCAGGAAGCCGGCGCCACCCCGGACGGATTGCGCTGGCCGCGGTGCTCGGCGGGGCGGCCGCCGGGGTCGTGGTCCCCGACCACCTGCGGATCGACCACCGGTTCCCGATCGTCGACATGGTCGCGTGGCGCCCGCAGGCCTCGGTCCTGGCCCTCGGTGGTGCGGGCCTGCTCGGTCTCGCGAGGGCCACCCGGCCGGCCGCGGCGGCGGTGGGCGCGGTCGGGCTGGCGGGCCTGGCCTCGGTGGCCGGACGGGCGCTGCGCCGCCGGCGTCCGGAGCCGGTGGGGGAGCCCGTCACCATCCTGTCCGCGAACGTGCTGGTCGGACGCGGTGACACCGGCGCGCTGGCCGCGGTGATCGCCCGCGAGCGACCCGATGTCGTGGTGCTGCCCGAGGCCGGGCCGGACTTCCGGGACAAGCTCGTCCCGATGCTCGGCGAGACCGACTACCGGTCCTGGACCTCCACCGCACCCGGCACGGACGACGGCCGGGGCGTGACCGTCCTGGTCTCGGGGCGGGCGGGTGACGTCGCCGTCGTCGCCGACCACGCGATGCGGCTGCGCCACCTCGAGGTGTCCGGCGGGATCCTCGGGCGGCGGCGCCTGTTCGCGGTGCACACCTCGGCGCCGGTGCAGCCGCGGTTCACCACGGCGTGGTGCCGGGAGATGGACGTCATCCGCGGCTGGACGACCGGGCCGGTCGCACCACTCGTCGTCGGAGACCTGAACGCGACGCTCGACCATTCCCGTCTCCGGGCGGCCCTCGGGCGCTGCCGCAGCGCGGCCGAGGGGACCGGGCTCGGCCTGGTCGGGACGTACCCGTCGTCGGCCCCGCGCTGGTTCGGCATCCAGATCGACCACGTGCTCGTCCCACGTGACGCCGTGACCGCCCGGTTCGAGGTGCTCGACCTCCCGGGCACCGATCATCGGGCCGTGCTCACGACCGTCCACCTGCCGCCGGGCTGA
- a CDS encoding helix-turn-helix domain-containing protein, with the protein MDPLLLTVREAADVLRMSTSRVYDLMRTRQLRSHKVGRARLIPADALREFVASLGEEDAA; encoded by the coding sequence ATGGACCCTCTACTGCTCACGGTGCGCGAGGCCGCCGACGTGCTGCGGATGAGCACGAGTCGCGTCTACGACCTCATGCGCACGCGGCAGCTCCGCTCGCACAAGGTCGGCCGGGCCCGGTTGATACCGGCGGACGCGCTACGAGAGTTCGTCGCCTCGCTGGGTGAGGAGGACGC
- a CDS encoding SSI family serine proteinase inhibitor has translation MSDVPGRVLTVLRRRGWITVVALLALVGLVAGLLTYLVPLAFAATSAAGGTRLQVVVAGSGTQDGTVTLDCADDDATDRAACDRLDEMARTGGASAFEPVPADAMCTMQFGGPETAEITGTWDGRPVDASFTRSGGCEIERWEALEPVLPTVAS, from the coding sequence GTGTCCGATGTTCCGGGGCGGGTGCTGACGGTGCTGCGACGTCGTGGATGGATCACCGTGGTCGCGCTCCTGGCCCTCGTCGGGCTCGTCGCCGGCCTCCTGACCTACCTGGTCCCGCTCGCCTTCGCCGCGACGTCGGCCGCGGGCGGCACCCGACTGCAGGTGGTCGTCGCCGGGTCCGGCACGCAGGACGGCACCGTCACCCTGGACTGCGCCGACGACGACGCCACGGACCGCGCCGCGTGCGACCGTCTCGACGAGATGGCGCGGACCGGCGGCGCCTCGGCGTTCGAGCCCGTCCCGGCCGACGCGATGTGCACGATGCAGTTCGGCGGCCCGGAGACCGCGGAGATCACCGGGACCTGGGACGGACGACCGGTCGACGCGTCGTTCACGCGGAGCGGTGGATGCGAGATCGAGCGCTGGGAGGCGCTGGAGCCGGTACTGCCGACGGTCGCGTCGTAA
- a CDS encoding alkaline phosphatase family protein, with amino-acid sequence MRTPGYGEGQPRLDDDRLPVVLVVLDGLGDRPIPELGGATPSEAAHTPHLDALAARGCSGWHVPFGWGAAPASELAHWAMFGFAPVPFPGRAVLEATGAGIEVPESTAVTHAALRTSQVGDDGRVWITGRVARDDGDAASALLTALAPVCARHGARLLPLGGRGESLLVLDGHRSGAVTDSDPFFEDRHPWLRVRACEPGGDVLALPDPAGADVTAEMLTALLREARAVLQVHPVNAARADRGLPPLDVLTTKWSGSREPLPTFTEQVGIPGAAVTSTRLYRGIAGVLGMAQRHVAPVADLAADIRARLAVADELIADGAGFVHVHTKATDEAGHTKDPYAKRDVLEALDRGLDGLDALAGRAVVAVTGDHATPSTGGVLHTGDPTPLVVAGPTVRADPVTAFGEAPAASGWYGTLRASELLPLLLGHANRPTFLGHRPTPRRGVALPDIPEPML; translated from the coding sequence ATGAGGACGCCCGGCTACGGCGAGGGCCAGCCCCGCCTCGACGACGACCGGCTGCCGGTCGTGCTGGTCGTCCTCGACGGCCTGGGCGACCGCCCGATCCCCGAGCTGGGCGGCGCGACCCCGTCCGAGGCGGCGCACACCCCGCACCTCGACGCGCTCGCCGCCCGCGGCTGCTCCGGGTGGCACGTGCCGTTCGGGTGGGGTGCCGCGCCGGCGTCCGAGCTCGCGCACTGGGCGATGTTCGGGTTCGCGCCGGTGCCGTTCCCGGGCCGGGCGGTGCTGGAGGCGACCGGCGCCGGGATCGAGGTGCCGGAGTCCACCGCGGTGACGCACGCGGCGCTGCGGACGTCGCAGGTCGGTGACGACGGCCGGGTGTGGATCACCGGCCGGGTCGCCCGCGACGACGGCGACGCCGCGTCCGCACTGCTCACGGCCCTGGCGCCGGTCTGTGCGCGGCACGGTGCCCGGCTGCTGCCGCTCGGCGGGCGCGGGGAGTCGCTGCTCGTGCTCGACGGGCACCGCAGCGGCGCGGTCACCGACTCCGACCCGTTCTTCGAGGACCGCCACCCGTGGCTGCGGGTGCGAGCGTGCGAGCCGGGCGGTGACGTCCTGGCGCTGCCGGATCCGGCCGGCGCCGACGTCACGGCCGAGATGCTCACCGCGTTGCTGCGCGAGGCCCGTGCGGTGCTGCAGGTCCATCCGGTCAACGCCGCCCGGGCCGACCGGGGGCTGCCGCCGCTGGACGTGCTCACCACCAAGTGGTCCGGGTCCCGCGAGCCGCTGCCGACGTTCACCGAGCAGGTCGGGATCCCCGGCGCGGCGGTGACCAGCACGCGTCTGTACCGGGGGATCGCGGGGGTGCTCGGGATGGCGCAGCGCCACGTCGCGCCCGTCGCCGACCTCGCCGCCGACATCCGGGCCCGCCTCGCCGTCGCCGACGAGCTGATCGCCGACGGGGCGGGCTTCGTACACGTGCACACCAAGGCCACCGACGAGGCCGGTCACACGAAGGACCCCTACGCCAAGCGGGACGTGCTGGAGGCGCTGGACCGGGGCCTGGACGGGCTCGACGCGCTCGCCGGACGCGCGGTCGTCGCCGTCACCGGGGACCACGCCACCCCGTCGACGGGCGGCGTCCTGCACACCGGCGACCCGACGCCGCTGGTGGTGGCCGGACCGACGGTCCGGGCCGACCCGGTGACCGCGTTCGGCGAGGCCCCGGCCGCGTCCGGCTGGTACGGCACGTTGCGGGCCTCCGAGCTCCTCCCGCTGCTGCTCGGGCACGCCAACCGTCCGACGTTCCTCGGGCACCGGCCCACCCCGCGGCGCGGCGTCGCCCTCCCGGACATACCGGAGCCGATGCTCTGA
- a CDS encoding ATP-dependent Clp protease proteolytic subunit — MDHPSRSDVRSIGPAGGAGSGDPLADRLLGQRIVMLGREIDDEVANTVCSQLLLLAGEDPRRDIGLYINSAGGSISAGMAIYDTMQSIGPDVATVAQGTAASMGQFLLCAGAPGKRSALPHSKIMMHQPSGGLGGTASDVRIRSEQISRQKRELAELIAEHTGQSVEQVVADSDRDRWFTPDEAIGYGLIDRVVSRTGR, encoded by the coding sequence ATGGACCACCCATCACGCAGCGACGTCCGGTCGATCGGCCCGGCCGGGGGTGCGGGCTCCGGTGACCCGCTCGCCGACCGCCTGCTCGGCCAGCGGATCGTCATGCTCGGCCGGGAGATCGACGACGAGGTCGCGAACACGGTGTGCTCGCAGCTCCTGCTGCTCGCCGGCGAGGACCCGCGTCGCGACATCGGGCTCTACATCAACTCGGCGGGCGGGTCGATCAGCGCCGGGATGGCGATCTACGACACGATGCAGTCGATCGGGCCGGACGTCGCGACCGTCGCGCAGGGGACGGCGGCGTCGATGGGGCAGTTCCTGCTCTGCGCCGGCGCTCCCGGAAAGCGCTCGGCGCTGCCGCACTCCAAGATCATGATGCACCAGCCCAGCGGAGGGCTCGGCGGCACCGCGTCCGACGTGCGGATCCGTTCCGAGCAGATCAGCCGGCAGAAGCGGGAGCTGGCCGAGCTGATCGCGGAGCACACCGGGCAGTCGGTGGAGCAGGTCGTCGCGGACTCCGACCGTGACCGGTGGTTCACCCCCGACGAGGCGATCGGGTACGGCCTGATCGACCGGGTGGTCTCCCGCACCGGGCGCTGA